The genome window TCTTCTGCACTTTGAGAGATGATCTTTTGAGGAATATCTTGTTTGCGTTGTTCAAACTTAGATGCAGAAATAACGATAGGGTTTATTTTTTCTGATCTAGGGGTCATCAGGATTTGCTCGCCCCTACTTTTTATATCTCTTTTATCAATAACATAGGTTTCAAAAGCCATACTTTGAAAATAGATACGGTCAAATTTTGAAAACATATCTAAGGAAACTTGCCCCTCAAAATCAGAGATAGCACTAACACTTTTGTCTTTATTATAAACAGCTACAGAAGCTAACTTCTCCTGAGTGACTTTATTTAAAATCGTAACCGTTTGTGCTGTGCTAAAAAAGCCTAAAAAAACAAACAAGATAGGTGCTAATTTCAATGGTCGAAAAGTTGCTTTAAAATTGATAACGAATGGGGTTTTTTAAAAGTTTGCAAATGTATCTGAAAATACGCAATGACCAAATTTAATAGGCCATTACGCTGTTCTCGATTCATTTTTATTTTATGTAGGTTATCAAAGTTCGTGCCTATGAAGGTTTTTAATTGCTCACTTTCCACATCAGTTAAGTGATGTGGTTGTAACCCGTTTTCATCAAAATTCCCATTCAACATATTAAAGTAGGTAGCATCTGAAGTGGTCACATCTGGTTGAAAGCCTAAAAAAAAGGTCATATCCAGTAATATTTTAATGGAAAAGTTTGCTACATGTTCCGACTGGTCTAAGTATTGAAAAACAGATGAAAGGTATTCAAATAGCTCTTCATCAGGCTGTTGCTCTGTAAGAAGTTGGGACAGTACTTCAGAAAAAAACAGAGTCATACTGCTTTTTACAATATCGTTATGCATGTTTTGGTAAGGAAAGATAACCCGTGCCTCTTTGATATATTCCAGCGTTCCTTTTCCTTTATGCTGAGTTTCTATTTCTAGTTGGGTCAACGGCTGGAAAAAGGAACTGCGCAATTTCCCTTTTCTAGATTTACGGATTCCTTTAAGAATAAAGGATTGCGTACCTAATTCTCTAGTATATAATCTTGCAATAAGGTCTGACTCGCTGTACTTTATAGCAGATAATACTATTGCTGGTGTTTTTACAAGCATTTATCTAACAATCATCAATTTAGAAACAGTAGTTTCTATATTATCCCTAGTAGAAATAAACAAAAAATATACTCCAGAAGCTACTTTATTCCCAGAAAAGCTCCGGGTATCCCAAGGAATGCTTCCTCCTTGTGAAACGGCTTCATAAACAAGGTTTCCTTCTATATCTGTAATTTTTACACGAGCCCTATCAGTTAATCCGTCGATAGTAACATTACCATCAAAGCCTGGACGTACCGGGTTAGGAAAAGCTCTTACATTTTCTAAATCTTCTTGTGGTTTACTGGATCGTTCTCCTTGAAAGGCGACAATACCTTTATCGGTCGCAAAGTAAATTTTGCCAGTCGACTCATCAATAGCTATATCGTTTACAGAATTTGTAGGCAGCGGTGAATTATCTGTTGTGAATTGAAAAAGAGTTTCTCTACCAGAAGGAGAGAATAAAAAGGCACCAGAACTAGCAGTTGCTACCCATTTGTTATTATTTCCATCTATTTCGATATCTAGGACAGCCTCATCTGCTAGCAACTCGCGCGGTATTCCGTTAGTGTCTTCTATTATTATAGATCTTGCATCACTAGGATTTTCTGAAAACATACTGTTGGGATTAAAAAGAACTCTTAACCCCTGATTAGATCCTATCCATAGTTGTCCGTTTAAATCTAATCGCAAGGTGGTTACATAACTATTTACTAAGTTCCCTAAACCTACGTCGTCAATAAGATTTGCAAACTGATTTGTAGCAGGATCAAATCCTACAAGACCATTTGCAATGGTACCGAAAAAAATAGTCCCGTTATTATTTGCTACTATTCTAGTTATTCCTTGATCAATAGCAATACTAGCGACTTCTTCACTCACATCAAAACTGGTCCATTGTCCAGAAGGAGTTCTTCTATTGAGAGCATTATCCACTTTATTTGCCAGACTCCATAAGTTCCCTTGATTGTCAAAAACACTATTGGAAATTCTTACAAAGTCAATTGCCGGAGGAAGAATACTT of Nonlabens sp. Ci31 contains these proteins:
- the recO gene encoding DNA repair protein RecO, with translation MLVKTPAIVLSAIKYSESDLIARLYTRELGTQSFILKGIRKSRKGKLRSSFFQPLTQLEIETQHKGKGTLEYIKEARVIFPYQNMHNDIVKSSMTLFFSEVLSQLLTEQQPDEELFEYLSSVFQYLDQSEHVANFSIKILLDMTFFLGFQPDVTTSDATYFNMLNGNFDENGLQPHHLTDVESEQLKTFIGTNFDNLHKIKMNREQRNGLLNLVIAYFQIHLQTFKKPHSLSILKQLFDH